Proteins from a single region of Syntrophales bacterium:
- a CDS encoding 2-oxoacid:acceptor oxidoreductase family protein yields MLEIRWHGRGGQGAVTSVELLALSAIGEGRFAQGFPSFGPERRGAPVAAFNRVDEKQIKIRSGIYNPDVVVVLDESLIAMVDVAEGLKRSGVLIINTTKSLEELRANIKFEGKIAVCDAIGIAREELGVPITNTTMLGAVVKITGVVKMSALEEPIKKRFGRIAVKNQTAAKRAYEEVRVINEG; encoded by the coding sequence ATGTTAGAAATCAGATGGCATGGGAGAGGCGGTCAGGGAGCGGTAACGTCGGTGGAACTGCTGGCGCTGTCGGCCATTGGCGAGGGAAGATTCGCCCAGGGGTTCCCCAGTTTCGGTCCGGAGAGACGCGGGGCGCCGGTCGCCGCCTTTAACCGGGTGGATGAGAAGCAGATAAAAATCCGTTCGGGAATCTACAACCCGGATGTTGTCGTGGTGCTTGACGAAAGCCTGATTGCGATGGTGGATGTCGCGGAAGGGCTGAAGCGATCGGGCGTGTTGATTATCAACACGACCAAAAGTCTTGAAGAACTCCGGGCCAATATCAAATTCGAAGGTAAAATCGCTGTTTGCGATGCCATCGGGATCGCGCGGGAGGAACTGGGCGTTCCCATTACCAATACGACTATGCTTGGCGCCGTAGTCAAAATTACCGGAGTGGTGAAGATGTCCGCGCTCGAAGAGCCCATCAAGAAAAGATTCGGCAGAATAGCGGTAAAAAACCAGACCGCCGCGAAGCGCGCCTACGAAGAGGTCAGGGTTATCAACGAAGGATAA
- the recR gene encoding recombination mediator RecR, with translation MSGYALPIQNLIKEFAKFPGIGEKTAARLANHVLRSSEEEVRFFAESLLDVKRKIRFCSACFNLAEGELCGICADQRRDQSLICVVEDPDSLIALEGSGEYHGVYHVLHGAISPLDGIGPDKLRIAELLERVSRQPIKEVILATNPDTSGEATALLISRLLRDRDIKVSRIAFGIPMGGDLRYTDKMTLAKSLEFRRNT, from the coding sequence ATGTCAGGCTATGCACTTCCCATACAGAACCTTATCAAAGAGTTTGCCAAATTTCCCGGAATAGGCGAGAAGACAGCGGCGCGTCTGGCTAACCATGTGCTGCGCTCCTCGGAGGAGGAGGTCCGCTTCTTTGCCGAGAGTCTGCTCGATGTCAAGCGCAAGATCCGTTTCTGCTCCGCCTGTTTCAATCTGGCGGAAGGGGAACTCTGCGGTATCTGCGCCGATCAGCGGCGCGATCAGTCGCTCATCTGCGTTGTTGAGGATCCGGATTCGCTGATTGCGCTGGAGGGGAGCGGCGAGTATCATGGGGTTTATCATGTCCTCCACGGCGCGATCTCTCCGCTTGACGGGATAGGGCCGGACAAGCTGCGCATCGCGGAACTGCTGGAGCGCGTTTCCCGGCAGCCGATCAAAGAGGTTATCCTGGCAACCAATCCCGATACATCCGGAGAGGCGACCGCTCTGCTGATTTCCCGGCTGCTGAGAGACCGGGATATTAAGGTAAGCCGGATAGCCTTTGGCATTCCCATGGGGGGGGACCTTCGCTACACGGACAAGATGACGCTTGCCAAGAGCCTCGAATTCAGGCGAAATACATGA
- a CDS encoding YbaB/EbfC family nucleoid-associated protein has translation MKQAKKMQENVMKLQEELAERTVDATAGGGMVSVTVNGRFMILSLKIEKEVVNPEDVEMLQDLIVAAVNEGVRKAQELAATEMGKITGGLQIPGLA, from the coding sequence ATGAAACAGGCCAAGAAGATGCAGGAAAACGTCATGAAACTGCAGGAGGAGCTGGCTGAACGGACCGTGGACGCAACAGCGGGCGGCGGGATGGTTTCGGTCACCGTCAACGGCAGGTTCATGATTCTTTCGCTGAAGATCGAAAAAGAGGTCGTAAATCCAGAAGATGTCGAGATGCTTCAGGATTTGATAGTTGCGGCGGTAAACGAAGGGGTTCGCAAGGCGCAGGAGCTCGCTGCAACTGAGATGGGCAAGATAACCGGCGGTCTTCAGATCCCGGGTCTGGCATAG
- the dnaX gene encoding DNA polymerase III subunit gamma/tau: MQEYRVLARKCRPQKFEEVTGQEHVVRTLQNAVSQNRIAHAFLFSGPRGVGKTSVARILAKALNCETGPTPTPCNECVHCREITNGNAIDVREIDGASNRGIDEIRELRENVKFAAASGRYKIYIIDEVHMLTREAFNALLKTLEEPPAHVIFIFATTETNKVPATIRSRCQCFDFRRISQKQIKENLRWIAATETIDVSDSALAWIAEAGDGSLRDSQSIFDQVISYAGSAIKDEAVEEIIGRSDRRFLLALSEAVLARDAGRCLKIIDEAYYYGLDMRYFYQTLLNHFRNLLLVKIVNDNDALIDIPMEETARLRQQTEGQEAGTLQRLLELLMAEEENVRRSQNPRLNLEAVLCRMAYLEKIIPLEALIERMEGLEIRLGGGTEKIGAVSSPRREARGGALAERYGSPSAPAAREERPAYGVGVAGDEREGIMPSPNAGQAGGGLNVGKGWEGFREFLKEHEPALSAKLQQGQCLCCEEGILRIGFEKGYLFYNDVVKRKDKLAGYCRQFWQRETKLEIETVISANGGNAPKGNNLAEKNNHNREIRREALSHPLVRKILDVFPGAEVKEVKVRDKEVAAALSEMPPLDEDLDQDDRSER, translated from the coding sequence GTGCAGGAATACCGCGTTCTGGCACGAAAGTGCCGCCCCCAGAAATTTGAAGAGGTAACAGGGCAGGAGCACGTCGTCAGGACGCTGCAAAATGCGGTTTCCCAAAATCGCATTGCCCACGCCTTTCTCTTCAGCGGGCCACGCGGGGTAGGCAAGACGTCGGTTGCCCGGATACTCGCGAAGGCCCTTAACTGCGAAACCGGGCCGACCCCGACGCCCTGCAACGAATGCGTCCATTGCCGGGAAATCACGAACGGAAACGCCATCGATGTCCGGGAAATAGACGGCGCCTCCAACCGGGGGATAGACGAAATTCGCGAACTGCGGGAAAATGTCAAATTCGCCGCCGCTTCCGGCCGCTACAAGATTTACATCATCGACGAGGTGCACATGCTCACCAGGGAGGCGTTTAACGCGCTGCTTAAAACCCTGGAGGAGCCTCCTGCTCATGTTATTTTTATCTTCGCGACCACAGAGACGAACAAGGTGCCGGCCACGATCCGCTCCCGCTGTCAGTGTTTCGACTTCCGAAGGATTTCCCAGAAGCAGATCAAAGAAAATCTCCGATGGATAGCGGCCACGGAAACTATCGACGTCAGCGACAGCGCCCTTGCCTGGATTGCCGAGGCGGGCGATGGCAGTCTGCGCGATTCCCAGAGCATCTTCGATCAGGTTATTTCATACGCGGGCAGCGCGATCAAAGATGAGGCGGTAGAGGAAATTATCGGCCGTTCCGATCGCCGCTTTCTGCTGGCTTTATCCGAGGCGGTGCTGGCCAGGGATGCCGGCCGCTGTCTGAAAATCATCGACGAGGCCTACTATTACGGCCTCGATATGCGTTATTTTTATCAAACCCTGCTGAACCATTTCCGCAACCTGCTGCTCGTGAAAATTGTAAACGACAACGACGCCCTGATCGACATCCCCATGGAAGAGACGGCTCGCCTGCGACAGCAGACCGAGGGGCAGGAAGCGGGAACCCTGCAGCGCCTCCTGGAGCTGCTGATGGCCGAGGAGGAGAATGTGCGCCGGAGTCAGAACCCCCGCCTGAATCTGGAGGCGGTGCTCTGCCGGATGGCATATCTGGAAAAGATCATCCCGCTGGAAGCGCTCATTGAGAGGATGGAAGGGCTGGAAATTCGCCTGGGCGGAGGAACAGAAAAGATTGGCGCCGTTTCTTCCCCGCGCAGGGAGGCCCGCGGGGGAGCCCTTGCAGAAAGATATGGTTCACCCTCGGCGCCGGCCGCAAGGGAGGAGCGCCCTGCCTATGGCGTTGGTGTTGCGGGTGATGAAAGAGAAGGAATTATGCCAAGCCCGAACGCCGGGCAGGCAGGTGGAGGTCTGAATGTGGGGAAGGGATGGGAAGGCTTCAGGGAGTTCCTTAAAGAGCATGAACCTGCCCTTTCCGCAAAGCTCCAGCAGGGTCAATGCCTTTGCTGCGAAGAGGGGATTCTCCGGATCGGTTTTGAAAAAGGGTACCTTTTCTACAACGATGTTGTTAAGCGCAAGGATAAACTGGCCGGTTACTGCCGGCAGTTTTGGCAAAGGGAAACAAAGCTGGAGATAGAAACTGTCATATCGGCAAACGGGGGAAACGCGCCCAAGGGAAATAACCTGGCGGAAAAAAATAATCACAACAGGGAAATCCGGCGTGAGGCGCTCTCTCATCCGCTGGTTCGGAAGATTCTCGATGTCTTTCCCGGCGCGGAGGTAAAGGAAGTGAAAGTGCGCGATAAAGAGGTTGCCGCAGCCCTTTCCGAGATGCCGCCGTTGGATGAGGACCTGGATCAGGATGACCGCTCCGAGCGCTGA
- a CDS encoding SLC13 family permease, which translates to MGLQMSAVEIIAIIIFLATITVVITGWFDSVIAALLGVVAMICFGVMTDIDAFKFVDWNVIAILLAIWTISGFFGRSGVPAYLSAVVLKLSRGNVPLFVVSVGALAGLVSMLIDNVVVVLMFAPVIFHACRRFKLPAFGPVLFMGLCANFMGTAMLLGDLPPQMLHSVAKIEFSGFIWFMGRPSSFFILLIAYIITCAFFYWKFKKDFSAIKMDISSMENENPLDYIKDKPFAIISCGIFILTILAMAFREKFGFHLGFIAMWGALASILFFTIFKDRFTVEIPDVEEILKELDWRAIFFYVSLFALVGGLDHAGVIKVIAAAITPMIKESLVVGSSVVYWVTAPIVGLVEHDAYILTMLYVIRDLGAEGINPWPLYWMLLWAGTLGSNLTIAGAPALFVAKNLADKEDQRRSTLKEFLSISTPYVLISLLSCYVPAMLVWVLPFAK; encoded by the coding sequence ATGGGATTACAAATGAGCGCTGTGGAAATTATTGCAATAATCATCTTTCTGGCAACAATTACAGTAGTTATCACGGGTTGGTTCGACAGCGTGATCGCGGCTCTCCTGGGAGTCGTGGCCATGATCTGTTTCGGGGTCATGACGGACATCGACGCCTTCAAGTTTGTCGATTGGAACGTGATCGCCATCCTGCTTGCCATCTGGACCATCTCCGGATTTTTCGGAAGATCAGGCGTTCCCGCGTACCTGTCAGCCGTCGTGTTGAAGCTGTCCCGCGGTAATGTTCCACTGTTTGTAGTCAGCGTCGGCGCCCTGGCAGGCCTCGTTTCGATGCTCATTGATAATGTTGTGGTCGTCCTGATGTTCGCCCCTGTCATCTTCCATGCCTGCCGGCGCTTCAAGCTTCCCGCCTTCGGGCCAGTTCTTTTCATGGGACTCTGCGCGAATTTCATGGGAACAGCGATGCTTCTGGGAGATCTGCCCCCGCAGATGCTCCACAGTGTTGCCAAGATTGAGTTCTCGGGTTTTATCTGGTTCATGGGAAGGCCCTCTTCCTTTTTCATCCTGCTGATTGCCTATATCATCACCTGCGCCTTCTTCTACTGGAAATTCAAGAAGGACTTCTCCGCGATCAAAATGGATATCTCTTCCATGGAAAATGAGAACCCCCTTGATTACATCAAGGATAAGCCCTTCGCGATAATCTCCTGCGGAATTTTTATTCTGACCATCCTGGCCATGGCCTTCCGGGAGAAATTTGGTTTTCACCTGGGGTTCATCGCCATGTGGGGCGCTCTGGCCAGCATCCTGTTTTTCACGATTTTCAAGGATCGCTTCACAGTGGAAATCCCCGATGTTGAGGAAATCCTCAAGGAACTCGACTGGCGCGCCATTTTCTTTTATGTCTCACTGTTTGCGCTGGTCGGCGGCCTTGATCACGCCGGCGTGATCAAGGTTATCGCGGCGGCGATTACCCCGATGATCAAAGAGAGTCTGGTAGTAGGCAGCTCTGTCGTTTACTGGGTCACGGCGCCCATCGTGGGTTTGGTCGAGCACGACGCCTACATCCTGACGATGCTTTATGTCATTCGCGACCTCGGCGCCGAGGGGATAAATCCCTGGCCTCTTTACTGGATGCTGCTTTGGGCGGGCACGCTGGGAAGCAACCTGACGATAGCCGGCGCCCCCGCCTTGTTCGTCGCAAAAAATCTCGCCGACAAAGAAGACCAGCGCCGGAGCACTTTGAAGGAGTTTTTGAGCATCTCTACGCCTTATGTGCTGATTTCCCTCCTTTCCTGTTACGTGCCCGCAATGCTCGTCTGGGTGCTGCCGTTTGCCAAATAG
- the rpsT gene encoding 30S ribosomal protein S20 has product MATHKSAEKRDRQDVKRLERNRAVKASVKTAIKAARENIGAGNGEKAAASLAKVIPVIAKAAARGTIHKNNAARKISRLTKLANAVKA; this is encoded by the coding sequence TTGGCTACACATAAATCTGCTGAAAAAAGAGACAGGCAGGACGTTAAACGTCTTGAACGCAACAGGGCGGTTAAAGCGAGCGTTAAAACCGCGATCAAGGCCGCGAGGGAAAACATCGGCGCGGGTAACGGCGAAAAGGCTGCGGCTTCTTTGGCAAAAGTCATTCCCGTTATCGCCAAAGCGGCGGCCCGGGGGACGATTCACAAAAACAACGCCGCCCGCAAGATTTCCCGCCTGACCAAACTCGCAAACGCCGTTAAAGCCTGA
- the lptE gene encoding LPS assembly lipoprotein LptE, with product MRFATVNIFPRIVRNSFLIFLALLILAGCGYHFPGGEEVNLPHLRTFFVEGFVNKTSEAYAGNIVRSAFINRFVQEGRFQLTESRDKADVICRGSVNSIQISPLSYKSSNLAAEERMTVGMSVIFEERASGRLIWENRAVTGTGDYLVANMALTEKNRKNALLKLAGDSAERAYQMMMSNF from the coding sequence ATGAGGTTCGCAACAGTGAATATTTTCCCCCGGATTGTTAGAAACAGCTTCCTGATATTCCTGGCCTTGTTGATTTTGGCCGGTTGCGGATACCATTTTCCGGGTGGAGAGGAAGTGAACCTCCCGCATCTGCGGACCTTTTTTGTGGAGGGATTTGTCAATAAAACGAGCGAGGCCTATGCCGGAAACATCGTTCGCAGCGCGTTTATCAATCGCTTTGTGCAGGAGGGCCGTTTTCAACTGACTGAAAGCAGGGACAAAGCAGATGTTATCTGCCGAGGGAGCGTCAACAGCATTCAGATCTCGCCCCTTTCCTACAAGTCATCAAACCTTGCGGCGGAAGAACGGATGACTGTCGGGATGTCAGTTATCTTTGAAGAACGGGCCAGCGGCCGCCTCATCTGGGAAAACCGGGCGGTAACTGGGACAGGCGATTACCTTGTCGCCAACATGGCCTTGACGGAAAAAAACAGAAAAAACGCCCTTCTCAAACTGGCGGGGGACTCAGCCGAGAGGGCGTATCAGATGATGATGTCAAATTTCTAA